The DNA window CGCCTCTCGGCCTCGCCTTAGGACCCGACTAACCCCCGGCGGATTTGCCTTCCCGGGGAATCCTTGGGTTTTCGGTGAAGGGGACTCTCACCCCTTTTTACGCTACTCATGCCGGCATTCTCACTTCTTACTCCTCCAATACGCCTCTCGGTATATCTTCATCGGATGAAAGAACGCTCCCCTACCGCGTGCATCACTGCACACCCGTGTCTTCGGTATCATGCTTAGTCCCATACATTTTCGGCGCAGAAACACTCGACCAGTGAGCTATTACGCACTCTTTCAAGGGTGGCTGCTTCTAAGCCAACCTCCTGGTTGTCTCCGTATCTCCACATCCTTTCACACTTAGCATGAATTTTGGGACCTTAGACGACGGTCCGGGCTGTTTCCCTTTTGACCACGAAGCTTATCCCCCGTAGTCTGACTGCCATACTTCAAGTCACAGTATTCGGAGTTTGATAGGGTTTGGTAAGCTTGTGGGCCCCCTAGCCCTGTCAGTAGCTCTACCCCTGTGACTAAACATATGACGCTAGCCCTAAAGCTATTTCGGGGAGAACCAGCTATTGCCAGATTTGGTTGGCCTTTCACCCCTATCCACAGGTCATCCCAAGACTTTTCAACGTCAACGGGTTCGGCCCTCCACTGAGTTTTACCTCACTTTCAGCCTGCCCATGGATAGCTCATCTGGCTTCGGGCTTACTCCATGCTACTTTTCTCGCGCTATTAACACTCGCTTTCGCTTCGCCTCCGACATCTCACTGTCTTAAGCTCGCAACATAGAGTAACTCGCCGGCTCATTCTACAAAAGGCACACCATCACACATCTCAAGTGCTTTGATACCTTGTAAGCATACGGTTTCAGGTTCTATTTCACTCCGGTCCCCCGGTTCTTTTCACCTTTCCCTCACGGTACTCGTCCACTATCGGTCACTGAGGAGTATTTAGCCTTGGAGAGTGGTCCCTCCAGATTCCCACAAAATTACACGTGTTCCGTGGTACTCAGGAATTCCACTAAGAGAGTTGATTATTTCGAATACAGGACTTTCACCTTCTCTGGTCGGCTTTTCCAATACCGTTCCTCTATACTCAACCTTTTTTACTCTTCGTGAGATCATGAACTCTCACTTGTGGCTCCTTCAACACCTCTGCTACAGCGGTCCATGCCTGTAACATAGACAGAGGTTTGGGCTCTTTCGCTTTCGCTCACCGCTACTCACAAAATCGAACTTTCTTTCTTCTCCTCCGGGTACTAAGATGTTTCAATTCCCCGGGTATCGCCCCCACTCGCATGGGTGACAGGCTATCGCCTGCCGGGTTCCCCCATTCGGAAATCAACGGATCAACGCTTGTTTACAACTCCCCGTCGCTTATCGCAGCAAACCACGTCCTTCTTCGCCTCTCAGTGCCCTGGCATCCCCCGTATGCCCTTACTTACTTGACCATATTACTTATCACATAACTTACGTCATGCAATCCTAACGTCTCGCAAGAATGAGCCTGGTTCTTCTTTTCTTCTACTAATTCCAGGTGTCTTCACTAAAATTGTAATTATTAATTAATTTCTTTCTTTTATTGTTTTTGTTCTCAATAAAATAACTTTTTACTATACGACTTGATTCAGTTAATAATGAACTTGCGACTCGCATCATTCTCCAGAACCTTTACCTCGTCCCGAACTACTGCCCCTCGCGTGAAAAACAACTTCCCATACACTCTCCACTACGTCAACACTTTTTTGTATTTATTACTAAGAAAAATTAAAAATTTTTATTTTACTTATAGTTTGTAAACTGAACATCAAACTTCAATTCAGCACTTTTTAAGAGTTTTTGAATTTCTTGCAAATCGTCTTTCTTTTTACTGCTGACACGCACACAGTCTCCCATGTTAACCACCTGGACTTTTATTTTCGAGTCTTTGATGAGTTTGGTGATTTCTTTTGTGTGGTCTTTTTCCAGTCCATCCTGAACTTTTACCTTCATACGACAGGTTTGTCCGCTGGAAGCTTCAATCTTTCCTTCGAAGTTAAAAGCTTTTAAACCGATGCCGCGTTTAATCAGTTTGTTTTGAAAGACATCAATTACCTGTTTGAGTTTAATATCATTATCTGAGATAATTGTAATATCTTTTTCATCCAGTTTTACTTCTGATTTTGAACCCTTGAAATCAAAACGGGTGTTTAATTCCGTATTGGCAAGGGCAACTGCGTTACTTAGTTCCGATCTATCTATTTTTGAAACAATATCGAATGATGAATCAGCCATTCTTTTCCCTCACTTTTTTAATATATTAAGTACTTCTTGAAATACATCCTGAATTTTATCCGCATCTTTTGCACTACCCTGGGCCATTTCCGGCTTACCACCACCTCGGCCACTCGCTATGGGAGCTGTGTCTTTGAGTAGTTGATTACACTGCACTCCTTCTTTTGTGGCTTCTTTATTGCACATATAGAGTAGGGTAAGATTGGAAGACGTTTTTAAAGCAAATAAAATCAGGGTAGGTTTTCCTGTATTTTTAATCTTATCTGCCAGTTGCTTTAATGCGTCTAAAGGAATTTCTCCTTCAAATATTTCTTGAATGACTCTGACTTTTTTAACTTCAATCGCTTTTTGATTCAACTCATCGGAACGGGAAAGAAGGTCCCTGTTTTCAAGGTTTTGCTGTTTTTTCTTTTCCTTAAATAGGGCCTGCTTATTTGTTTCTAATTGTTCCGATAAATGTGCCTTCAGGATCCTGAGTTCTTTTACAGCTCCGGCACCTTTACTTAGGAAAAGTTTTTCTACTTCCTCCGGTCCGGGTGCGTTTTTTCGAATCATGAGTTCGGAAACAGGAGTCTTCAGTTCATTTACCTGCATATTCAGAGCCTGAATTTCTTCTTCTAAGGCCTGGAAAGCTTCCTGGAAGTAAGAAATAACCGGTGGGCCACATACGGCTTCAATCCTGCGATTCCCGGCACCCGGACTGGATTCTTTAGTAATTAAAAAATACTGAATATCTCTTGTATTTTTCACATGACAGCCACCACAAAGTTCTAAGGAAAATGTATCCATCTCTACAACACGAACTTTATCACCATATTTTTCATCAAAAGCAGCCACGGCTCCTTTGGCCTTTGCTTCGGCTATCGGTAGTACAGTAGTTACTACTTCAACTCCTGTTTGAATGGCTTCGTTTACTTTTTCTTCGATTTGTTCGAGTTCTTTGGTGCTCAAAGCATTGGGGTGTGAAAAGTCAAATCGAAGGTGTTCACTGGATACCAGAGAGGCTTTTTGCATTACATGGGTACCGAGAATAGAACGTAAAGCTCCATTTAAGAGATGAGTTCCGGAATGGTGATAAGCCAAAAGGTTTCTTCTATTGGAGTCAATTTCCAGTTCCACTTCTGTTCCGGGTGTAAATTCGCCTTTCAAAACTTCTCCGATATGCAGAAAGGTGTCGTTTTCTTTCTGGGTATCTGTTACTTTGAAAAGGGCAGTGTTTGTTTTTATATAACCTGTATCTCCAACCTGACCACCCCCTTCTGCATAGAAAGGTGTTTCTTTTGTAACCAGAACTCCCTGTTCTCCTGCTTGTAAAGAGTTTACTAAATTTGAATCTTTGAATATAAGATTAATCTCAGATGTCCCGGAGAAGGAATGGTAACCTGTAAATACAGTGATAGAAGGGCTTTCTATCCCGGTGAGTAAAGACTCTTTCTTTCCTTTCCAGGAATCTCTGGCAATAGCTCTATCTTTCTCTAATTCTTCTTGAAAGCTTTTTTCATCGAAAACCATTCCTCTTTCTTCTAAAAGCTCTTTTGTCATTTCGGGAGGAAACCCGAAGGTACTATAGAGCCGAAAAGAATCTACTCCTTTAAAGACGGTTTCTTTCTTTGCAAGATAGGTTTGGAGAATATTTTCTAACTGATCCAATCCGAGTTCGAGTGTATTCAAAAAGAGCTTTTCTTCTGCCAGGACAATTGAACAAACCTGAGCTTCTTTTACTTTCAATTCGGGATAGGAATTTTGGTATATTTCTGCAATGACAGGAATTAACTTATAAAAGAAAGTTTCTTTTAAACCAATTTTTCTTGCATAAAGGCTGGCTCTACGGATAAGTCTTCGAATTACATAACCTCTACCGGTTCTATCCGGATAAATTCCATCGGATATCGCAAAACAAACAGCCCTTGCATGATCGGTCAGAACCCGAAAAGAAGCTGCATTATTTTTGGTATAGGAAACACCGCTCAAAGTTTCAATAGATTGTATAATTTTTTTTAGTTCATCGGTATCATAAACGGAATCCACATTTTGAATGAGAAGAGCAATGCGTTCGAGACCGGAACCTGTGTCTATTCCTGTTTGTTTGAGAGGATTCAGTTTCCCGGTTTTATCCTGATCGAACTGATTGAATACAAGATTCCAGTATTCCAGGAATCTATCACAGTCACAACCCGGCTTACAACTCGCCTTATTTCCACA is part of the Leptospiraceae bacterium genome and encodes:
- a CDS encoding YajQ family cyclic di-GMP-binding protein; amino-acid sequence: MADSSFDIVSKIDRSELSNAVALANTELNTRFDFKGSKSEVKLDEKDITIISDNDIKLKQVIDVFQNKLIKRGIGLKAFNFEGKIEASSGQTCRMKVKVQDGLEKDHTKEITKLIKDSKIKVQVVNMGDCVRVSSKKKDDLQEIQKLLKSAELKFDVQFTNYK
- the alaS gene encoding alanine--tRNA ligase, which translates into the protein MYPKTVAEIRNAYLSYFKSKNHVHVSSSSLIPAGDPSLLFTTAGMVQFKPLFTGAVELPYTRATSSQKCLRTTDLERVGKTERHCTFFEMLGNFSFGDYFKKEAIEYALDFSVNHLGFPVDKIWISVYEDDDEAIELWVKAGIPRERIVRLGKADNFWGPAGETGACGPCSELYFDRGIEKGFEGCGNKASCKPGCDCDRFLEYWNLVFNQFDQDKTGKLNPLKQTGIDTGSGLERIALLIQNVDSVYDTDELKKIIQSIETLSGVSYTKNNAASFRVLTDHARAVCFAISDGIYPDRTGRGYVIRRLIRRASLYARKIGLKETFFYKLIPVIAEIYQNSYPELKVKEAQVCSIVLAEEKLFLNTLELGLDQLENILQTYLAKKETVFKGVDSFRLYSTFGFPPEMTKELLEERGMVFDEKSFQEELEKDRAIARDSWKGKKESLLTGIESPSITVFTGYHSFSGTSEINLIFKDSNLVNSLQAGEQGVLVTKETPFYAEGGGQVGDTGYIKTNTALFKVTDTQKENDTFLHIGEVLKGEFTPGTEVELEIDSNRRNLLAYHHSGTHLLNGALRSILGTHVMQKASLVSSEHLRFDFSHPNALSTKELEQIEEKVNEAIQTGVEVVTTVLPIAEAKAKGAVAAFDEKYGDKVRVVEMDTFSLELCGGCHVKNTRDIQYFLITKESSPGAGNRRIEAVCGPPVISYFQEAFQALEEEIQALNMQVNELKTPVSELMIRKNAPGPEEVEKLFLSKGAGAVKELRILKAHLSEQLETNKQALFKEKKKQQNLENRDLLSRSDELNQKAIEVKKVRVIQEIFEGEIPLDALKQLADKIKNTGKPTLILFALKTSSNLTLLYMCNKEATKEGVQCNQLLKDTAPIASGRGGGKPEMAQGSAKDADKIQDVFQEVLNILKK